The following are encoded together in the Oncorhynchus gorbuscha isolate QuinsamMale2020 ecotype Even-year linkage group LG03, OgorEven_v1.0, whole genome shotgun sequence genome:
- the gp9 gene encoding glycoprotein IX (platelet) isoform X2: MMSGITRTTFYVVLTLKDATELYLQDNQLSTVPSGHFDRLQNLRRVTLSGNPFHCDCGIQFLRTWLRRNSAVVSGGVPTCASPSGVAHTAITALSDAYFSSCAQQSCAGWVYDTMVGVMLCGLIGLLLWGLRLAKNSTFTLDIDQRHAGLEVDSLRSLKPKHRRLQRTLSEERENSASLTWTNDPERPLINMEILPQILDVLHKKHNIKIKTI; this comes from the exons ATGATGAGTGGAATTACAAGAACTACCTTCTACGTTGTCTTGACACTGAAAG aCGCCACAGAGCTCTACCTCCAGGACAACCAGCTGTCCACAGTACCCTCAGGGCACTTTGACAGGCTGCAAAACCTGAGGAGGGTCACCCTATCTGGGAACCCTTTCCACTGCGACTGTGGCATCCAGTTCCTGAGGACCTGGCTGAGGAGGAACTCAGCTGTCGTGTCTGGTGGGGTGCCCACCTGTGCCAGCCCCAGTGGTGTGGCACACACAGCAATCACTGCGCTCAGTGATGCCTACTTCTCTTCCTGTGCCCAGCAAAGCTGTGCAGGGTGGGTGTATGACACCATGGTGGGGGTGATGCTGTGTGGGCTCATCGGCCTGCTGCTGTGGGGTCTGAGGCTGGCCAAGAACTCCACCTTCACTCTGGACATCGATCAGAGACATGCAGGGTTGGAGGTGGACTCTCTGAGGTCGCTGAAGCCCAAACACAGGAGGCTCCAGAGAACTCTATCTGAGGAGAGGGAGAACTCTGCCTCTCTCACCTGGACAAACGACCCAGAGAGACCGCTGATTAACATGGAGATATTGCCCCAAATACTGGACGTATTGCACAAGAAACACAATATAAAGATAAAGACAATATAA
- the gp9 gene encoding glycoprotein IX (platelet) isoform X1, whose protein sequence is MLLGSGIAILLLLATTSAQPSTKPCRCSALQPSGLQVNCSSMSLMEVPLLSPDATELYLQDNQLSTVPSGHFDRLQNLRRVTLSGNPFHCDCGIQFLRTWLRRNSAVVSGGVPTCASPSGVAHTAITALSDAYFSSCAQQSCAGWVYDTMVGVMLCGLIGLLLWGLRLAKNSTFTLDIDQRHAGLEVDSLRSLKPKHRRLQRTLSEERENSASLTWTNDPERPLINMEILPQILDVLHKKHNIKIKTI, encoded by the coding sequence ATGCTCTTAGGTTCAGGGAtagccatcctcctcctcctggccacTACCAGTGCACAGCCCAGCACAAAGCCCTGCCGGTGTTCAGCTCTCCAGCCTTCAGGGCTACAGGTTAACTGCAGCTCCATGAGCCTCATGGAAgtgccccttctctctccagaCGCCACAGAGCTCTACCTCCAGGACAACCAGCTGTCCACAGTACCCTCAGGGCACTTTGACAGGCTGCAAAACCTGAGGAGGGTCACCCTATCTGGGAACCCTTTCCACTGCGACTGTGGCATCCAGTTCCTGAGGACCTGGCTGAGGAGGAACTCAGCTGTCGTGTCTGGTGGGGTGCCCACCTGTGCCAGCCCCAGTGGTGTGGCACACACAGCAATCACTGCGCTCAGTGATGCCTACTTCTCTTCCTGTGCCCAGCAAAGCTGTGCAGGGTGGGTGTATGACACCATGGTGGGGGTGATGCTGTGTGGGCTCATCGGCCTGCTGCTGTGGGGTCTGAGGCTGGCCAAGAACTCCACCTTCACTCTGGACATCGATCAGAGACATGCAGGGTTGGAGGTGGACTCTCTGAGGTCGCTGAAGCCCAAACACAGGAGGCTCCAGAGAACTCTATCTGAGGAGAGGGAGAACTCTGCCTCTCTCACCTGGACAAACGACCCAGAGAGACCGCTGATTAACATGGAGATATTGCCCCAAATACTGGACGTATTGCACAAGAAACACAATATAAAGATAAAGACAATATAA
- the LOC124031695 gene encoding haloacid dehalogenase-like hydrolase domain-containing 5, producing the protein MRGLLQFYRALNALCNRQVKRRAGFAGSQCGFSGTVSDSKPQPRFGLLFDIDGVLVRGKMPIPAAKKAFQKLVNSQGQFAVPVVFVTNAGNCMRQMKADQLSHILGVPITMDQVMMSHSPLRMFKKYHDKCVLVSGQGPVLDIAKNLGFQNVVSVDMLRESFPLLDMVDHNRRPKVPSSPLANLPTVEAVILFGEPIRWETNLQLIIDILLTNGNLNGAHQSQKLPQLPLLACNMDLMWMAEAQSPRFGHGTFLVCLENIYKKITGKEVKYTALMGKPSELTYHFAEYLIRGQAVERKWTQPITTLYAIGDNLMTDIYGANLYNRYLEERTRRKTSKAVTKMATATGSDAALPQVNDHIENAWESELAPPSATSCKSILVCTGVYNPHTEVPNDTNQCIKETVFHGHRDFHFDPALVEPGHIVQNVADAVELIFEQEKFVPQ; encoded by the exons ATGAGGGGACTCCTGCAGTTTTACCGGGCTCTGAACGCCCTGTGTAACCGACAAGTCAAGCGAAGAGCTGGATTTGCCGGTTCTCAGTGCGGGTTTAGCGGAACCGTGTCTGATAGCAAG CCACAGCCACGCTTTGGACTGCTGTTTGACATCGATGGCGTGCTTGTCCGGGGAAAGATGCCCATCCCTGCTGCAAAAAAGGCCTTCCAAAAACTGGTCAACTCTCAGGGACAATTTGCGGTGCCAGTTGTTTTTGTTACCAACGCAGGGAATTGCATGCGGCAGATGAAAGCAGACCAGCTCTCTCACATCCTGGGTGTGCCT ATCACTATGGACCAGGTGATGATGTCACACAGTCCACTGAGGATGTTCAAGAAGTACCATGACAAGTGTGTTCTGGTGTCAGGACAAGGACCCGTCCTGGATATTGCCAAAAA CTTGGGCTTCCAGAATGTGGTCAGTGTCGACATGCTGAGAGAGTCATTTCCTCTTCTGGACATGGTGGACCACAACAGACGACCCAAAGTGCCG TCCAGTCCACTTGCCAACCTTCCCACAGTAGAAG CTGTTATTCTGTTTGGAGAGCCAATCCGATGGGAGACCAACCTCCAGCTGATAATTGATATCCTGTTGACCAATGGGAACCTGAACGGAGCCCACCAGAGCCAGAAGCTACCCCAACTCCCCCTGCTGGCCTGCAACATGGACCTCATGTGGATGGCCGAGGCCCAGTCTCCACG GTTTGGTCATGGGACGTTCCTTGTGTGCTTGGAGAACATCTATAAGAAAATAACAGGTAAAGAGGTGAAGTACACGGCTCTGATGGGGAAGCCCAGTGAACTGACCTATCACTTTGCTGAGTACCTTATCAGAGGCCAGGCCGTGGAGAGAAAATGGACACAGCCCATCACCACCCTCTATGCTATTGG GGATAACCTGATGACTGACATCTATGGGGCCAACCTCTACAACCGCTACCTGGAAGAGAGGACAAGGAGGAAGACCTCCAAAGCTGTCACCAAGATGGCCACCGCCACAGGCTCCGACGCAGCCCTGCCCCAGGTTAACGACCACATAGAAAATGCCTGGGAGAGCGAGCTGGCACCCCCCTCCGCCACCTCCTGCAAATCTATCCTGGTATGTACTGGGGTGTACAACCCCCACACAGAAGTGCCCAATGACACCAACCAGTGCATCAAGGAGACTGTGTTCCACGGGCACCGGGACTTCCACTTTGACCCGGCGCTGGTGGAGCCCGGGCACATCGTGCAGAACGTGGCTGACGCTGTGGAGCTCATCTTTGAGCAGGAGAAGTTTGTGCCTCAGTAA